tttttggttttgtttttctttttacttttatacatatttatcaTAATTTAGCCAAGTGTACCTAAATTTGTTGCAATTCCCAGCTGGAGGCCATATTCACATAACAATTACGACTTAAACTTAGAAATGAGACAAGTAACTACCCCAAGGCTAAGATCATAAACTCTCATCACTGTTTCTCTTAATTATTCTTCTAAAAGATTGGcacaaacatttatatattaattagTTAAAAGGTATATCAAATAGATAATAATGTGAACAACCATGTTTGTTAACTTTttgcatatataaaaaatacatattcCTGTACCGCATGTACAATAACGATTCTTGAAGTCGAGAAGTTCTTTCAAATCATAAATGGTAGACCTTATCTATATGTTAAATCCTTAAGACTAATCCTATTTGATAAATCAAAAACCAACGGGTTTTTCttattgaattgaaattattattttcacattatttcatttgattattaattattattgcTACAATTGAAATGTTGATAAGCTTATGTTATACGTTAATTTGGCTGACAAGGGAGACATTAAACGAATAAAAGagaaacatttatttaaaaaaaataaggacatacatatatatacctatattcactaagagaacaaaaaataaatcaagtCGAACACATAACGGAAATTTTTCTAAACAATTAGGATCAAATTCGGTGGGTGAGGATTGTTTAAAATTACGTGTGGGCGTGGCACTTGATGATTACACATGTCATTGTTATTGCATCATCGATatatgtttaaatatatatggcTATATGTGTAGTATGTGTGTATGACTGAATAAACTAGTTTAAACAGGCCAAAATTGTTATGTCAGGATCTTGTTGAGGGTGTTGAACAACAAACAGCCATTGAAACATCTAATGGCAACTCTTGAGATAGACAAGATGATGATATTTCATTGAAGCCGCTATCCGTGCGATAAAAGGTAACGCGAGGCTGGGGTGCTAAAGCTACCGACGCAGAGGTAGACGCAATATCATCTTTGTTCTGTTGAATTACTTCCTCCTCCACATCCTCCTGATCTTCTTGCTCTAATTGGGTACTAAATGACTGTGATAGGTTCTTACGATTCGCTGAACGCCGTCGTCGATGTCCTCTGGGTGTATCCGAATTGGATGAACTGCAATTGAAACTTAGCTGAGATAGTTCCATGGCCTCTGCTTCCTCGTCTTCTTCCTCCTCTTCAGCTTCTTCAATATCATTAGTTGTAGTCTCTTGTAATTCTTCTTCGTTTTCATCAAATAGATGTATTTCTTTATCGGACAATTGTTTGGAGCTATTTACACGTAAACGTCGAACTCGCTGATAAATACTACAATCGGAATGCTCCAAAGACTGCATCATAGGCGAAGAGCTGCGATCGGGTGTAAATTTGTGTTCGGACAGTGTTTCATTTTGCTGATGCTGCTCTTCGACACTCATCTCATTTACTTCCAATACTTTGGAGTAGATAAGCCGACGGCTTAAATGCTCTGAAGGCGCTATAGGTGAAGGTAACTCCAGTTCGGGTAGATTAAGCTTGCGCTTGCTTATACCAATACCATTATCTGGAGTGCCAGGTGGTAAGCCACATGAATTTCTTATAGGAGAGAGGCAGCCAAAGATGCTGCTCTCCCCCTCGCCAGAAGTTGAATCGGACAGCCTGCCAGCAAACAAAGTCTTTTGCTTAATTTGCGGACTCGAACCCACCATCtgcggcggtggtggtggctcCTGTTCGCATTCTAATACAACAACATTATGCATATCAAACAGTTTTCTCCTCATGGAACTATTAAATGGATCGCTCGAACGATCTTTTTTTATGCCGCCAGCTAAATGAGGCTGGAAATATGGTTTTAATGCCTCTTCCAATGCCTTGGGTAACACAGGCGGTAGTGATAGAATGGTTTGGGACTCGCAATCCCGTCGTCGACGTGTTGCATTTGAATTGCTTTTATTGGATATGGGAGTATTGTCCTCCAGTATGATGCGGTGCTTGCGCAACGGACAATCCACCGGACTGGGAACTATATAAGACTCTTTGAAAAATGCCGATATGGCCAATTGTGCCTTCGATTCCTGTTCAGCATCGGGCGAATCATGGAATTGGGTTTCGTGCGGCTCTACATCAGCGGGTTTAAGCTGTGAAACCTCATCAATATTCCACTCAAATTGTGTGGACGACAGTTGGGGGGTACGCGACCGAAACAGCGAGGGGCTGAAAATATAAGGTTTTGGTTCTCTATCCTTGTAACGCTGTATACGAAGTTCCTCACCTAGCAATCAATGGCAAATGTAGACGTTCGGCCAATGCTGTTTCAAAGGGATTCCTCACCTTCTGCAGACGCTTGGGTGGCGGCGTGCATACCAATGCTGTTGTCGACGATGAGGACATTTGGGGACTCTTGTGATTGCCGCCATTAGTTGGCGTCGCTGTGTTACTGGCACTGCCGCTGCTCTTTCGGACTCGGGCTTTTAGTTGCGTTAAATTTACAAAGCAGCGACTCTTTAAGGCCTGCGGTGTCCTCACCTCATCCGAATacataattttttcaaattaaattgacAATTTTAAACGGTCTtacttttgaatatattttttatgctgCCCGACCAGTGTTGCCATTAGGGGCAGCTGCCAGTGTCGGTCTATTTTCAAATGCATTAATACCCAGTTGCAACTTATCGATAGGCCAAGCCTATTTAGAGCCGTTCCATAGTTGAATAGAAGAATTAGCgtatatatgtttcttttaatttttttctatcccttatttatattgtttttaacCCTGTTGACTTGATTAGCGATAAAATTATAATATGATTGTCACATTGTAATTTGAACTAATATTTGGTATTATCCATGTTACGCGCCATTCCGATAACATCAACAGCTGTGGCAAGCTGCTAGAGATGGACAAGTAATCGCACCTCTAAGTCACAACAATAACATTCACTGTGACTTATTGATGAAAAAAGcgtattataaaaaaaatattaattatagtactttattttgaaaattgagCTGCTGTTGTcttatttttctatataatttGTCTTCGCTTTCTTCAGGCTACTCTAATGTAAAACTAAATacgaaaaattgaaaactgtGACTGACGGTGATTTAATCTTTAGTGCTCTAGAGAGTATTGCCCATCTCTAGTTTCGATAAAACCAAATCGAAGAGTCTCAAATTCAGCTGGTCTCTGACCGCTTgtgctctctctgtctgtcccACGCATATAGAGATGTACATAGATGTAGATGTGTGCGGATGgcgcgtgtgtgtgagtgtgagaaACAGAAACGAAACTAAGCGAAAAATCACAAGAAATTAAGATTAAGCAAAAAGCGAAAATTTTTAGTGCAATAAAGTTCCTATTTTTCCTCTTCAACTTTAACACTCGTGTGTGTTCAAATTACAAAAGTGGCCAAAATTCGACGAAAACAGCAGCGCAAGTGTGATAAAGCCTTCGTGCCACAGCCGTTAGCAAAACGaacgaaaacaaaagagaatAGTGTTGATAGTACAACAAGCATTGTTAGCAGTGGCAGTAGTACCActagcagtagcagcagcagtagtagcagcggcggcggcggcggtggaggAGGCAGAGGcggtagcagcagcagcaacaacaacaaacgatCAAACGCCGGGGCGGGGGTGGGCCGGGGAACGGCCGAAAACGAAACACTACCATCAGCTGCCGGCCGGTGTGCTTGTTCTACAACTGCCGCTGCTACTACTGCtactgctgccgctgctgcgaCTGCGACTGCAGCTAACAACgaaaccgaaaccgaaacTGTTACTAGAATTTGCGGGTGGGGCGacgttggtggtggtggtggtggaggcagcagcagcagcggcggcaacAGCAACGACCAAATCCAGCAGGAGCTAACAAAGGGCCAACTGAATGCGACGCATTTGTCTGCCTGTTTGCGCACCGTGCAAAAGCTTGCGATTGAACTTGACAAcggcaacgacgacgacgtcgagGTCGCTGCCGTCATGTCAGAAACTGGCTGCCGGCATTATCAGAGCTACGTGAAGGAGCATAGTTATGACACATTTCGGGTCATCGATGCGTATTTCGCTGCCTGCGTGAACAAAGATGCGCGTGAGAAGAAGGTGAGGAGTGGTTCCGAGCGAGGCAAGCTGAATACACGATTTCGCGATGAACGTAGTTCAAAGTGTGTCGTGGTTGGTTGGTGGAGTAGGGAGGTGATGGGGTTTCTTTTGGGGAAAGATAACCACAAATCAGAGATGAGCAAGCATGTGACAAACAGTGACTGTGACTGCGAGTAAAAGTGTAAATAATTGTTGATTAGATatgacttaaaaaaaaataaacaaaaacattttgtttgttttcatcATACATTTAACTGTTGAATCATATACTTGTAGTTACTtagtatatattaaaaataggtTCATGAATGTGTGTGGGCATAAAGAAGTTGTAGTGGCAGTCACAGTGTCCTCTGATGCTCATCTCTTTACTTTGACTTTCATTCATACTCCCTattctttgttttctttcccCCTATGCACATATATTATTATTCCTCGCTTTTCCCccttgatgatgatgatgatggcctATAAAGTCCATACACTGCAATTGCTTCGAGTGTGGCAACTATGGCATTCAGCTTTATGCCTGCCTGCATTGCATCTACTTCGGTTGTCGCGGTGCACACATTACCAGCCATTTGCGTGCCAAAAAGCATAATATAGCTTTGGAGTTGTCGCATGGCACCCTGTATTGTTATGGCTGTCGAGACTTCATTTACGATTCAAGGAGCCGCGAATATGCAGTAATTAATCGTAAATTGGAGGCAAAAGACTTACAAAAGAGTCTGGGCTGGCAGCCCTGGGTACCTTCAGCCAAGGAGACGAATCTATTACTCGCCAACACGCGCAGACGATTGGTACGACCGAATCAAACAATCGGATTGAGAGGTCTTTTGAATTTGGGTGCCACTTGTTTCATGAATTGCATTGTACAGGTGAGTACAGAATTGATTAAGGCCGAAATTCGATTTCAACTAACTGAAACTTCTAAAAATCGCAAAATCCATCTTTAGGCTCTGGTGCATACTCCGCTACTCAGTGATTATTTCATGTCAGATCGTCATGACTGCGGCAGCAAGTCCACGCACAAATGTTTAGTCTGTGAAGTGTCGCGTCTTTTTCAGGTAAGATAGTAAATATAGACGGCAATTGGTGGACCATTTATTAAGCTTAGACTAAATATTCTTCGATTAGAGTTTGTATGTGGGAAATTTAATGTCAAGAATATCGATTATTGGGAAGAAGGACCTTAAATAAAAAGAGTACAGATCAAAATGGAGAAATGTATACAAGGAACTCAAATGAACTTCAATTAGAACTGGATTCTAGCATTTAATGTCAAGAATATCAATTATGGGAAAACGGACCTTATCTGGAAAGAAACCGTATGAAGATAAATTTATGCatgaaatatacatacaaag
The sequence above is a segment of the Drosophila willistoni isolate 14030-0811.24 chromosome XR unlocalized genomic scaffold, UCI_dwil_1.1 Seg143, whole genome shotgun sequence genome. Coding sequences within it:
- the LOC6645421 gene encoding ubiquitin carboxyl-terminal hydrolase nonstop, producing MYIDVDVCGWRVSYFSSSTLTLVCVQITKVAKIRRKQQRKCDKAFVPQPLAKRTKTKENSVDSTTSIVSSGSSTTSSSSSSSSSGGGGGGGGRGGSSSSNNNKRSNAGAGVGRGTAENETLPSAAGRCACSTTAAATTATAAAAATATAANNETETETVTRICGWGDVGGGGGGGSSSSGGNSNDQIQQELTKGQLNATHLSACLRTVQKLAIELDNGNDDDVEVAAVMSETGCRHYQSYVKEHSYDTFRVIDAYFAACVNKDAREKKSIHCNCFECGNYGIQLYACLHCIYFGCRGAHITSHLRAKKHNIALELSHGTLYCYGCRDFIYDSRSREYAVINRKLEAKDLQKSLGWQPWVPSAKETNLLLANTRRRLVRPNQTIGLRGLLNLGATCFMNCIVQALVHTPLLSDYFMSDRHDCGSKSTHKCLVCEVSRLFQEFYSGSRSPLSLHRLLHLIWNHAKHLAGYEQQDAHEFFIATLDVLHRHCVKAKSEHESKSNSSSSSGGGSGGGGSGGGGSGGGSGGGSGSSGSGSNNNSSNSSSSSHCYGQCNCIIDQIFTGMLQSDVVCQACNGVSTTFDPFWDISLDLGETTSHGGVTPKTLIDCLERYTRAEHLGSAAKIKCSTCKSYQESTKQFSLRTLPSVVSFHLKRFEHSALIDRKISSFIQFPVEFDMTPFMSEKNNSYGDFRFSLYAVVNHVGTIDTGHYTAYVRHQKDTWVKCDDHVITMASLKQVLDSEGYLLFYHKNVLEYE
- the LOC6645420 gene encoding protein aurora borealis → MYSDEVRTPQALKSRCFVNLTQLKARVRKSSGSASNTATPTNGGNHKSPQMSSSSTTALVCTPPPKRLQKVRNPFETALAERLHLPLIASPSLFRSRTPQLSSTQFEWNIDEVSQLKPADVEPHETQFHDSPDAEQESKAQLAISAFFKESYIVPSPVDCPLRKHRIILEDNTPISNKSNSNATRRRRDCESQTILSLPPVLPKALEEALKPYFQPHLAGGIKKDRSSDPFNSSMRRKLFDMHNVVVLECEQEPPPPPQMVGSSPQIKQKTLFAGRLSDSTSGEGESSIFGCLSPIRNSCGLPPGTPDNGIGISKRKLNLPELELPSPIAPSEHLSRRLIYSKVLEVNEMSVEEQHQQNETLSEHKFTPDRSSSPMMQSLEHSDCSIYQRVRRLRVNSSKQLSDKEIHLFDENEEELQETTTNDIEEAEEEEEDEEAEAMELSQLSFNCSSSNSDTPRGHRRRRSANRKNLSQSFSTQLEQEDQEDVEEEVIQQNKDDIASTSASVALAPQPRVTFYRTDSGFNEISSSCLSQELPLDVSMAVCCSTPSTRS